Proteins from a genomic interval of Xiphophorus maculatus strain JP 163 A chromosome 7, X_maculatus-5.0-male, whole genome shotgun sequence:
- the LOC102232228 gene encoding ras-related protein Ral-B, which yields MAANKGKNQSSLALHKVIMVGSGGVGKSALTLQFMYDEFVEDYEPTKADSYRKKVVLDGEEVQIDILDTAGQEDYAAIRDNYFRSGEGFLLVFSITEHESFSATDEFREQILRVKAEEDKIPLLLVGNKSDLEDRRQVSGDEARGKAEEWGVQYVETSAKTRANVDKVFFDLMREVRGKKMTENKDKNGKGKNKKSKKSFRERCCLL from the exons ATGGCTGCCAATAAAGGTAAAAACCAGAGTTCTCTGGCACTGCACAAGGTGATAATGGTGGGAAGTGGAGGTGTTGGGAAGTCCGCCCTAACGCTGCAATTTATGTATGATGAG TTTGTCGAAGACTACGAACCCACTAAGGCAGATAGCTACAGGAAGAAGGTAGTGCTGGACGGGGAGGAAGTCCAGATCGACATCCTGGACACAGCTGGCCAGGAGGACTACGCTGCTATCAGGGATAATTATTTTCGCAGCGGGGAGGGCTTCCTGCTGGTTTTCTCCATCACAGAGCACGAGTCCTTCAGTGCCACTGATGAGTTCAG GGAGCAGATCCTGCGAGTGAAGGCGGAGGAGGACAAGATCCCTCTCCTGCTGGTTGGCAACAAGTCGGATCTGGAAGATCGTCGGCAGGTGTCTGGTGATGAGGCGCGCGGGAAGGCTGAGGAGTGGGGGGTCCAGTATGTAGAGACGTCTGCCAAAACTAGAGCCAACGTGGATAAG GTATTCTTCGACCTGATGCGCGAAGTGCGTGGcaagaaaatgactgaaaataaggacaaaaatggaaaaggaaaGAACAAGAAGAGTAAGAAGAGTTTCAGAGAGAGATGCTGTTTACTTTGA